The following proteins are co-located in the Hydrogenophaga sp. RAC07 genome:
- a CDS encoding TetR/AcrR family transcriptional regulator, translating into MLKAAPSTKARFDTIRNLDLPNGQMMSNTDAKPSKNEVDGPATRERVLLEAARLFRHHGYAATTLREVADAAGVKAGSIYYHFESKEQILGEVLDKGITIVADAVRTRVAALPESAPWRDRIAAGIEGHLWGMLHYGDFTSANIRIYGQIPTSAKNRHRVVRRAYADYWDQLLESALASGELRDDTSTAMIRLFVIGALNWTVEWYNPQRGSFRDFSRQITGIVFDGILTHDKA; encoded by the coding sequence TTGCTCAAGGCCGCCCCTTCGACCAAAGCTAGGTTTGATACGATTCGAAATTTGGATCTACCAAACGGTCAAATGATGTCAAATACAGACGCAAAACCCAGCAAAAATGAGGTGGATGGTCCCGCCACACGCGAACGCGTGCTGCTCGAAGCTGCAAGGCTATTCAGGCATCATGGTTATGCAGCAACTACTTTGCGCGAGGTTGCGGATGCTGCCGGCGTCAAAGCCGGCAGTATCTACTATCACTTCGAATCGAAAGAGCAGATCCTGGGCGAGGTATTGGACAAAGGCATCACCATCGTCGCAGATGCCGTACGCACCCGTGTTGCGGCTCTTCCCGAAAGTGCACCCTGGCGAGATCGAATCGCCGCTGGCATTGAAGGCCATCTCTGGGGAATGCTGCATTATGGCGACTTCACGTCAGCCAACATCCGCATCTACGGCCAAATCCCGACCAGCGCAAAAAATCGCCACCGGGTCGTGCGGCGGGCTTACGCAGACTATTGGGATCAGCTTCTCGAATCAGCGCTCGCCAGTGGCGAATTGCGCGACGACACCAGCACGGCCATGATTCGGCTTTTCGTGATTGGGGCATTGAACTGGACCGTCGAATGGTACAACCCCCAACGCGGCTCTTTTCGTGACTTCTCGCGTCAAATAACGGGGATCGTGTTCGATGGAATTCTCACGCATGACAAAGCATAG
- a CDS encoding MaoC family dehydratase gives MTIKEGWRGRFYEDFEVGDEYRHGLGRTLTQNDNIWFTLLTQNTAPLHFDAHYAAQTEFGRPLINSCLTLALVTGQTVSDVSQNVMANLGWDEVRLPNPVFEGDTLYSRSTVLDRRESRSRTNVGVVTVRTEGYNQSGVIVCTFKRTVMVYKRDGAPRTAPPLPVDNRP, from the coding sequence ATGACCATCAAAGAAGGCTGGCGCGGCCGATTCTATGAAGACTTCGAGGTCGGCGACGAGTATCGGCATGGCCTCGGTCGCACACTGACCCAGAACGACAACATCTGGTTCACGTTGCTGACGCAAAACACGGCTCCGCTGCACTTCGATGCCCACTACGCCGCGCAGACGGAGTTCGGCCGTCCGCTCATCAATTCCTGCCTCACGCTGGCCCTCGTGACGGGGCAGACGGTGAGCGATGTCTCGCAAAACGTCATGGCCAACCTGGGGTGGGACGAAGTTCGACTTCCGAATCCGGTGTTTGAAGGCGACACGCTCTATTCACGTTCCACGGTGCTGGACAGGCGCGAGTCGCGGTCGCGAACCAATGTCGGCGTCGTCACGGTGCGCACCGAAGGCTATAACCAGAGCGGCGTCATTGTCTGCACCTTCAAACGCACGGTGATGGTCTACAAACGTGACGGCGCACCGCGCACCGCACCGCCGCTGCCGGTCGACAACCGACCCTGA
- a CDS encoding electron transfer flavoprotein-ubiquinone oxidoreductase — MKPTSLLEQYGPREAMEYDVVVVGAGPGGLATAIHLKQLAAEKGEDVSVVLLEKGSAPGAHILSGAVMDPIALNELFPNWKDLGAPLNQPVTGDDVLFLSETGARRTPNFLVPDCFHNEGNYVISLGALTQWLGEQAEGLGVEIFPGFTATEVLYDDNDSVKGVATGNLGIGKDGLPHDGFQLGMELHAKYTIFAEGARGHLGKQLIAKYKLDEGRDPQSHAIGIKELWEIDPTRAQPGRVVHTAGWPMDTQTYGGGFLYHLEGNKVTLGFVTGLDYKNPWLSPFEEMQRWKAHPAIRAHIEGGKRIGYGARAITAGGLLSLPKTVFPGGALIGCDAGYLNAARIKGSHAAIKSGMLAAEAAFEALAAGRSGDELSAYPAAFENSWLHTELDQSRNFKQWFKKGSLVGALMTGIEQWLLPRLGIKRPPWTIHRTQADHASLRPAAEMPQISYPKPDGKLTFDRLSSVFVSNTNHEENQPAHLTLKDASVPVQINLAKYAGPESRYCPAGVYEFVKNDDGSDRLQINAQNCVHCKTCDIKDPTQNIVWVTPEGGGGPNYAGM; from the coding sequence ATGAAGCCCACCTCCCTGCTCGAACAATACGGTCCCCGCGAAGCGATGGAGTATGACGTGGTGGTGGTGGGCGCCGGCCCCGGAGGTTTGGCCACGGCCATCCACCTCAAGCAGCTCGCGGCTGAAAAGGGCGAGGACGTCTCGGTGGTGCTGCTGGAAAAAGGCTCCGCGCCCGGCGCTCACATTCTTTCCGGCGCGGTCATGGACCCAATCGCACTGAACGAACTATTCCCCAACTGGAAGGATCTGGGCGCACCGCTGAACCAACCCGTTACCGGCGACGACGTGCTTTTCCTGAGCGAAACCGGTGCCAGGCGCACACCCAACTTCCTGGTGCCCGACTGCTTCCACAACGAGGGCAACTACGTCATCAGCCTGGGCGCCCTGACCCAATGGCTGGGCGAGCAGGCTGAAGGCTTGGGCGTGGAAATCTTCCCGGGCTTCACAGCCACCGAGGTTCTGTACGACGACAACGATTCGGTCAAAGGAGTAGCTACCGGCAACCTTGGCATTGGCAAGGACGGCCTGCCGCACGACGGCTTCCAGCTCGGCATGGAGTTGCATGCCAAATACACCATCTTTGCCGAAGGCGCGCGCGGCCACCTGGGCAAGCAACTCATCGCTAAATACAAGCTTGACGAAGGCCGCGATCCGCAAAGCCATGCCATCGGCATCAAGGAACTTTGGGAGATCGACCCGACCCGCGCCCAACCCGGCCGTGTGGTACACACGGCCGGCTGGCCAATGGACACCCAGACCTACGGCGGCGGTTTTCTCTACCACTTGGAAGGAAACAAGGTCACGCTTGGCTTCGTCACCGGGCTCGACTACAAGAACCCATGGCTCAGCCCCTTTGAGGAAATGCAGCGCTGGAAGGCCCACCCCGCCATTCGCGCCCACATCGAAGGCGGCAAGCGCATCGGCTACGGCGCGCGCGCCATCACCGCCGGTGGCCTGCTCAGCCTGCCCAAGACCGTGTTCCCGGGCGGCGCGCTGATCGGCTGTGATGCCGGCTACCTGAACGCCGCACGCATCAAAGGCAGCCACGCCGCCATCAAGAGCGGCATGCTGGCCGCCGAAGCCGCGTTTGAAGCCCTGGCCGCCGGACGCAGCGGCGACGAACTCAGCGCCTACCCCGCTGCGTTCGAAAACAGCTGGCTGCACACCGAACTCGACCAGTCGCGCAACTTCAAACAGTGGTTCAAGAAGGGCAGCCTCGTCGGAGCCCTGATGACCGGCATTGAACAGTGGCTGCTGCCCAGGCTTGGCATCAAGCGTCCGCCCTGGACGATCCACCGCACCCAGGCCGACCACGCCAGCCTGCGCCCGGCCGCCGAGATGCCGCAGATCAGCTACCCCAAGCCCGACGGCAAGCTCACCTTCGACCGGCTCTCCAGCGTGTTCGTCAGCAACACCAACCACGAAGAAAACCAGCCCGCGCACCTGACGCTCAAGGACGCCAGCGTGCCGGTGCAGATCAATCTGGCGAAATACGCCGGCCCCGAGAGCCGTTACTGCCCGGCCGGCGTTTACGAATTCGTAAAGAACGACGACGGCTCGGACCGGCTGCAGATCAACGCGCAGAACTGCGTGCACTGCAAAACCTGCGACATCAAGGATCCGACGCAGAACATCGTCTGGGTGACGCCCGAAGGCGGCGGCGGGCCGAACTACGCGGGAATGTAG
- a CDS encoding ABC transporter ATP-binding protein yields the protein MLNLTNVQIVYDNTIEAVREVSLAVGKGRIVALLGSNGAGKSTTLKGISGVLYPEDGEIKGGQITFENRQLTGLAPDEIVRAGVVMVPEGRRLFDQLTVEENLVMGGYTRSLTDARRQMEMVYGLFPRLVQKRSTVSGYLSGGEQQMVAIGRALMSSPKLLMLDEPTLGLAPQISEEIFDIITRLCRQEGMGILLVEQNAQMALAIADYGYIMENGRVVLDGEADKMLRNDDVREFYLGFGEGGSRKNMREVKHYKRRKRWLS from the coding sequence ATGCTGAATCTCACCAATGTCCAGATCGTTTACGACAACACCATCGAGGCGGTGCGAGAGGTCTCATTGGCCGTCGGCAAAGGTCGCATAGTCGCCCTGCTCGGTTCCAACGGGGCCGGGAAATCAACCACGCTCAAAGGCATTTCGGGCGTTCTGTATCCGGAAGACGGTGAGATCAAGGGTGGCCAGATCACGTTTGAAAACCGCCAGCTGACCGGCCTGGCGCCGGACGAAATCGTGCGCGCCGGCGTGGTCATGGTGCCCGAGGGGCGCCGCCTGTTCGACCAGTTGACGGTCGAGGAAAACCTCGTGATGGGCGGCTACACACGCAGTCTGACCGACGCCAGGCGCCAGATGGAGATGGTGTATGGGCTGTTCCCGCGTCTGGTGCAAAAACGCAGCACGGTGTCGGGCTACCTGTCGGGCGGCGAACAGCAGATGGTGGCCATCGGCCGCGCGCTGATGTCGTCCCCGAAACTGCTGATGCTCGACGAGCCCACGCTCGGTCTGGCGCCACAGATCAGCGAAGAGATTTTCGACATCATCACCCGCCTGTGCCGCCAGGAAGGCATGGGCATTCTCCTGGTGGAGCAGAACGCACAGATGGCGCTGGCCATTGCCGACTATGGCTACATCATGGAAAACGGCCGCGTGGTGCTCGACGGTGAGGCCGACAAGATGCTGCGCAACGACGACGTGCGCGAGTTCTACCTAGGCTTCGGCGAAGGTGGATCGCGCAAGAACATGCGCGAGGTGAAGCATTACAAGCGGCGCAAACGCTGGCTGTCCTGA
- a CDS encoding ABC transporter ATP-binding protein, giving the protein MNDTLLRVETLSKRFGGVEAVAGVSFHVRRGEIYSLIGPNGAGKTTTFNMISGVVKPSSGTVHFDGSDITGMPAHRLAAIGIGRTFQNLAVFKHASVVDNLLVGRHCHMATNVLDASWFFGRARREELEHRRKVEEIIDFLEIEEIRDMPVGTLSYGLQKRVELGRALATEPKLLLLDEMVSGMNSEETEDIARFVLDIRDELGISVLMVEHDMGIVMDISDRVCVLNFGRKIGEGTPAEISANPAVIDAYLGSKTKEAA; this is encoded by the coding sequence ATGAACGACACATTGTTAAGGGTCGAAACCCTGTCCAAGCGCTTCGGCGGCGTCGAAGCCGTTGCCGGTGTCAGTTTTCACGTTCGGCGCGGTGAAATCTATTCCCTGATCGGCCCCAACGGGGCCGGCAAGACGACCACCTTCAACATGATCAGCGGCGTCGTCAAGCCCAGCAGCGGCACCGTGCATTTCGATGGCAGCGACATCACCGGCATGCCGGCACACCGCCTGGCCGCCATCGGCATCGGTCGGACCTTCCAGAATCTGGCGGTGTTCAAACATGCCAGCGTGGTGGACAACCTGCTGGTCGGCCGCCACTGCCACATGGCCACCAACGTGCTGGATGCCTCGTGGTTCTTCGGACGGGCGCGGCGCGAGGAGCTCGAACACCGTCGCAAGGTGGAAGAGATCATCGATTTTCTCGAAATCGAGGAAATTCGCGACATGCCGGTGGGCACCCTGTCCTATGGCCTGCAAAAGCGGGTCGAGTTGGGACGCGCACTGGCCACCGAGCCCAAGTTGCTGCTGCTGGACGAAATGGTGTCGGGCATGAACAGCGAGGAGACCGAAGACATTGCCCGCTTCGTGCTGGACATCCGCGACGAACTCGGCATTTCGGTCCTCATGGTCGAGCATGACATGGGCATCGTGATGGACATCTCCGACCGCGTCTGCGTGCTCAACTTCGGCCGCAAGATCGGCGAGGGCACGCCGGCCGAGATATCGGCCAACCCGGCCGTGATCGACGCCTACCTGGGCAGCAAAACCAAGGAGGCCGCGTGA
- a CDS encoding AMP-dependent synthetase/ligase, whose protein sequence is MIDNLDALLRDGNTTFPKLLQHWAQRFPDALAFREKDYGIWNRMTWQHYFETARRFALGLKSLGFDKGDRLAIASEDSPQWMFTDLATQAIGGVVVGIYPTNPWPELQYIVHHSNSKFVVCGDQEQVDKVLDAMDKHATGLPDLVKIICVDMKGMRGYKHDKLMSFEDVLELGDQYAAASPQHAGTFDRAIEDTQPDDTCMLVYTSGTTGPPKGAMLSHRNLIVTVDKLKTHFKLDRHNYEVVCYLPLCHVAERAFSTVMHLLTGGVVNYAESIDTVAVNLREIAPTVFLGVPRIWEKLQQGILIRMQDASRFQRWAFQRCFDAGRRLFEKVEAQGGQRSLSDRLHFFVLWLLMFRNLQKFVGLDRMQCGFCGGASVSPEVLKFFRILGIPVYQVYGMTESGGVIFFQHEKAIKLGATGLPIDGLNWKIAEDGELVVKHPAVFKGYIHDEGATAKTVVDGWLHTGDIVALADNGELMIVDRKKAIIITSGGKNIAPSEIENALKDSLYVREAIILGDGRHYLAALIQVDYETVGKWAQERKLAYTTYKSLAALPEVRELIDEDVKRVNKLFARVENIRKFLILEKELDHDDGELTATQKVRRNVIEKTFAKEIAIIYGAGAG, encoded by the coding sequence GTGATCGACAACCTGGACGCGTTACTGCGCGACGGCAACACCACATTCCCCAAGCTGCTCCAGCACTGGGCACAGCGCTTTCCGGATGCGCTCGCGTTTCGCGAGAAGGATTACGGTATCTGGAACCGGATGACCTGGCAGCACTATTTCGAAACGGCGCGCCGCTTCGCACTCGGTCTCAAGTCTCTGGGCTTCGACAAGGGCGACCGGCTGGCGATTGCCAGCGAGGACAGTCCGCAGTGGATGTTCACCGACCTGGCCACGCAAGCCATCGGCGGCGTCGTGGTGGGCATCTACCCCACCAACCCGTGGCCGGAGCTGCAGTACATCGTGCACCACTCGAACAGCAAGTTCGTGGTCTGCGGCGACCAGGAACAGGTCGACAAAGTGCTCGACGCCATGGACAAGCACGCCACCGGCCTGCCCGACCTGGTGAAGATCATCTGCGTCGACATGAAGGGCATGCGCGGCTACAAACACGACAAGCTGATGTCGTTCGAGGACGTGCTTGAGCTTGGCGACCAATACGCCGCGGCATCGCCCCAGCACGCGGGAACCTTTGATCGCGCCATCGAGGACACCCAACCCGACGACACCTGCATGCTGGTCTACACCTCGGGCACCACCGGGCCGCCCAAGGGCGCGATGCTGTCGCACCGCAACCTGATCGTCACCGTTGACAAGCTCAAAACCCATTTCAAGCTCGACCGGCACAACTACGAAGTGGTCTGCTACCTGCCGTTGTGCCACGTGGCCGAGCGTGCCTTCTCGACGGTCATGCACCTGCTCACCGGTGGCGTGGTCAATTACGCCGAATCGATCGACACGGTAGCCGTCAATCTGCGCGAGATCGCACCCACGGTGTTTTTGGGCGTGCCGCGCATCTGGGAGAAGCTGCAGCAAGGCATTTTGATCCGCATGCAGGACGCCTCGCGCTTTCAGCGCTGGGCTTTCCAGCGCTGCTTCGATGCCGGGCGCCGTCTGTTCGAAAAGGTCGAGGCGCAAGGGGGCCAGCGCAGTCTGTCGGATCGCCTGCACTTCTTCGTTCTGTGGTTGCTGATGTTTCGCAATCTGCAGAAATTCGTCGGCCTGGACCGCATGCAGTGCGGCTTCTGTGGCGGCGCCAGCGTCTCACCCGAGGTACTGAAGTTCTTCCGCATCCTCGGCATTCCGGTGTACCAGGTCTACGGCATGACCGAGTCCGGCGGGGTGATCTTCTTCCAGCATGAAAAAGCGATCAAACTGGGCGCCACCGGCCTGCCCATCGACGGCCTGAACTGGAAGATCGCGGAGGACGGCGAGCTCGTCGTCAAGCACCCCGCCGTGTTCAAGGGCTACATCCACGACGAAGGCGCCACCGCCAAGACCGTGGTGGACGGCTGGCTGCACACCGGCGACATCGTGGCACTGGCCGACAACGGCGAGCTGATGATCGTTGACCGCAAGAAGGCCATCATCATCACCAGCGGCGGCAAGAACATCGCTCCCTCGGAGATCGAAAACGCGCTCAAGGACAGCCTGTATGTGCGCGAGGCGATCATCCTGGGCGACGGACGCCACTATTTGGCGGCGCTGATCCAGGTCGACTACGAAACAGTCGGCAAGTGGGCACAAGAACGCAAACTGGCCTACACCACCTACAAGAGCCTGGCCGCGCTGCCCGAGGTGCGCGAACTGATCGACGAGGACGTCAAGCGTGTGAACAAGCTGTTTGCCCGGGTCGAGAACATCCGCAAGTTCCTGATCCTGGAAAAAGAACTCGACCACGACGACGGCGAACTCACCGCCACCCAGAAGGTGCGCCGCAACGTCATCGAAAAAACCTTCGCGAAAGAGATCGCGATCATCTACGGCGCAGGAGCGGGCTGA
- a CDS encoding branched-chain amino acid ABC transporter permease → MDYFLQLVISGIAVGLLYGFIGMGFAMIYRATGVVNFAQGELMMLVSYIAFTLAGTFQFGFWLMLAATVAASVLIGLLIEVLLIRPMLGQPVFSTVMVTIGLAVILRSVVVLIWGADPMPLNAGLPTEVIKIGPAGLYPAQLYSVGLMAAVLLGLWTFFRYSRVGIAMRATANVQTAALLMGINVKRIFALSWALSAGLAAIAGVLIGVIYDVNPGMWTTGLRSFPAVILGGLDSVFGAALGGILIGVVENLSEGYIGRGMKEIAGFVLILVVLMVRPYGLFGKPEIERV, encoded by the coding sequence ATGGACTATTTTCTGCAACTGGTCATTTCCGGCATCGCCGTCGGCCTGCTCTACGGCTTCATCGGCATGGGCTTTGCGATGATTTACCGCGCCACCGGCGTGGTGAACTTCGCCCAGGGCGAGCTGATGATGCTGGTGTCCTACATCGCCTTCACCCTGGCCGGCACCTTCCAATTTGGCTTCTGGCTCATGCTGGCAGCAACTGTCGCGGCCTCGGTGCTGATCGGCCTGCTGATCGAGGTCTTGCTGATCCGTCCGATGCTTGGTCAGCCGGTGTTTTCCACGGTGATGGTGACCATTGGCCTGGCCGTGATCCTGCGCTCGGTGGTGGTGCTGATCTGGGGCGCAGACCCCATGCCGCTCAATGCCGGCCTGCCAACGGAGGTCATCAAGATCGGCCCGGCCGGCCTGTACCCGGCGCAGCTGTATTCCGTTGGGCTGATGGCGGCCGTACTGCTCGGCCTGTGGACCTTCTTTCGCTATTCGCGGGTCGGTATCGCCATGCGTGCCACCGCCAACGTGCAAACTGCAGCCCTGCTGATGGGCATCAATGTCAAGCGCATTTTCGCCTTGTCCTGGGCCCTGTCGGCGGGGCTCGCCGCCATTGCGGGCGTGTTGATCGGCGTGATCTACGACGTGAATCCCGGCATGTGGACGACAGGTCTGCGCAGCTTTCCCGCGGTCATCTTGGGCGGGCTGGACTCGGTGTTCGGCGCCGCACTCGGCGGCATCCTGATCGGGGTGGTCGAGAATCTGTCGGAAGGCTATATCGGCCGCGGCATGAAGGAGATCGCCGGTTTTGTTTTGATCCTCGTCGTCCTTATGGTCAGACCCTATGGCCTGTTCGGCAAACCTGAAATCGAGCGTGTCTGA